A genomic region of Papaver somniferum cultivar HN1 chromosome 7, ASM357369v1, whole genome shotgun sequence contains the following coding sequences:
- the LOC113293694 gene encoding F-box protein At1g52495-like, whose protein sequence is MTSKEIRALRKNKMRMSRQKKKMKIDDAAAQPYLPEEMNIDAAPAPAPAPAPAPYLPEEMNIDAAALPYLPEEMNIDAAAASPYLPEELVIENILTRLPFRTLAQYSCISKLWCNSISNDAQFAKTHFAHNKNRKLNLVFNLLNVWTSKGGAAFFSLDSDYKFRLLMNVENQSRAELVGYCNGFACITLVRKKGSGRNFVNIINPIRREILSLPYTYPKDGGECQYLCHGFGFDSSTDEYKVVIIFTSKDIEEYFISMVFTLGTRSWRKSVTSVAQISPPPGCSPFPSRLVTRRAATLCGGDLLWKITANSAVEEEATVVANNHTEEVRDNNNRIGMLLSFDIHKEKIQFIRLPDECNLTAPMPTTMNVVVEHHLLEHKGQRISLCCTVRKGNGLLLP, encoded by the coding sequence ATGACATCGAAAGAGATAAGAGCTTTAAGGAAGAACAAGATGAGAATGTCaaggcagaagaagaagatgaaaattgatGATGCTGCAGCTCAGCCTTATCTTCCTGAGGAGATGAATATTGATGCTGCCCCTGCGCCTGCCCCTGCGCCTGCCCCTGCGCCATATCTTCCTGAAGAGATGAATATTGATGCTGCTGCGTTGCCATATCTTCCTGAGGAGATGAATATTGATGCTGCTGCTGCGTCGCCATATCTTCCTGAGGAACTAGTAATAGAAAACATTCTCACCAGATTACCTTTTCGGACTCTAGCTCAATACAGCTGCATCAGTAAGTTATGGTGCAATTCAATTTCAAATGATGCACAGTTTGCTAAGACTCACTTTGCTCACAACAAAAATCGTAAGTTAAATCTAGTCTTCAATTTACTTAATGTATGGACTTCTAAAGGAGGAGCTGCTTTTTTCAGTCTAGACAGTGATTACAAATTTAGATTATTAATGAACGTAGAAAACCAAAGCAGAGCTGAACTAGTAGGTTACTGTAATGGGTTTGCTTGTATTACACTAGTTCGTAAAAAAGGGTCTGGTCGTAATTTTGTGAATATCATCAACCCTATCAGGAGGGAAATACTTTCTCTCCCCTATACGTATCCTAAGGATGGAGGGGAATGCCAATATTTATgtcatggttttggttttgattcatcAACAGACGAATACAAGGTTGTAATCATTTTTACTTCCAAAGACATTGAGGAGTACTTTATAAGTATGGTCTTTACTTTGGGTACTAGATCATGGAGAAAGAGTGTTACAAGTGTTGCTCAAATCTCCCCGCCACCAGGTTgttctccttttcctagtcgattGGTAACACGCAGAGCAGCCACTCTTTGCGGGGGCGATCTTCTCTGGAAGATAACTGCTAACAGTGCAGTAGAAGAAGAGGCGACAGTCGTTGCTAATAATCATACTGAAGAAGTTCGTGATAATAATAATAGGATTGGCATGTTGCTCTCGTTCGACATTCACAAGGAGAAGATTCAGTTCATTCGACTCCCGGATGAATGTAATTTGACGGCCCCAATGCCGACAACAATGAATGTAGTAGTTGAACATCATCTTCTGGAGCATAAAGGTCAAAGGATATCCTTGTGTTGCACAGTCCGAAAAGGCAATGGCCTGTTGTTGCCGTGA